The DNA segment tctggggagggaggaggacatTATAATGGCGCTTTGGTTATTTGTTTAAGGTGAGTCTTTTAAAGAcctatactgaaatatttacagacgAAATGCTATACTGTCTGGGATTTACTTCCAAATAATCCAGGcctgggtggggatgggggagaggcATGCATGGATATTTAGAGCAAAGAGGATGGGCTGACAGTTGCTAATTGCTGAAGCTGGGTGATGAGCACACGGGGGCGCATTCAGCAATTCTCTCTACTTCTGTGTGCATGGTTTGAAATGTTCCATAACGAAAGCTGGCTGTCTGGCGGGGTTGTCAGCAGAAAGCAGCAGCCATGGTGGGCTGCAGGCATCCATGTAAAatattcagagagagagaggccactGGGGGCTATGCTCCATCCTGGCCCCACATTCTGAGAAGGCCCTTGAGAGGCAGGAGCAGGTCTAGAGAAGGCTATGGGaagggactctttttttttttttttttttttttttacagggtctcactctgtcacccaggctgaagtgcagtggcacgatcatggctcactgcaacctctgcttcccaggttcgagtaattctcccacctcagcctccagaatagctgggactataggcacacattactgagcctggctaagttttgtattttttgtagagatggggtttcactatgttgcccaggctaagctcgaattcctgggctcaagtgatccgcccgcctcggcctcccaaactgctgggattataggcgtgagccaccgcacccagtctggGACTCCAAATTTTAACTCAATTGTCTCAGCTGAAACTGGGCTGCTCGGCTTGGAGAGGAAAAGCTCTGAGGAGGCCCGAAGAGCTGTTCTCACCCACAGAGTGGCCGACCTGGGAGAGGGCCTGTCATCATGAGTCTGTGGATACACACACCCCCTGCTGGCTCTGTCCAGAGGCCTTTGGCCAAGCCTTTCCCCGGAGGCTCACCTGCCCTCTCCCAGACCGTAGCCACTCTCCCCTCACACACCTCCCCCAAGCTCAGACCAGGAGGACGCAGTGTGACCCTGCCAGCCAAGTGGGAGTCTGGCTGCTTTGGAAGTCAGGAGCAACCAGAGCCTGCTCCTCTCCACTGGCCTAAAACACCCTGTTCTCTATGTGTCTGTGACAAGGTCTAACTTGGCTCCAAAACCCCTCCAGGGAAAAGGCTGGGCTGAGGTCACTCCCCACATGGCTCAGCACTAATCTTTCACATCTGGACACAACTGTGCTCTGTGCACCCTGGAGCAACTGTCCATGAGGTCATCAAGGCCTCCACGGAGTGCATCTGAGAGAGCAAGCTTGGAGCAGGGCCTAACATTGTACTGCCTGCTCCCTCTGCACCAGAGTCCTCACCATGGCGCGGACTTGAACGCATCATGGCAGAAAACGTGCTGGAGACCCCTGTTCTCAGCCTGGTTCAGCCACTAATGATTGTGGGATTGTGAGACAGTTCCttctcctccctgagcctctgcTGCCTCCTCCATAAAATGGGGGTAGGGTAGGCTTGAGGCCCTGACTCCCCCATGTAGCTCATCCTTAATTCTTCTCTGTCTTTCAGAAGCTGCAGAGAGGCCTCAAAAATTAGCTAcaggggctgggctcagtggttcacacctgtaatcccagagctttaggaggctgaggcaggaggatcacttgaaaagaagtttgaggccaccctgggcaacatagtgagactctgtttctacaaaaaaaaaaaaaaaaaaattaaaaaattagccaggattggTGGCATATGCTTATAGTCTCAGgtatttggaaagctgaggtgggagaatcgcttgagctcaggagtttgagactacagtcagctacgattgcaccactgcactccagcctgggcaacagagaaaaaccctgtcttgtataaaaaaaaaaaaaaaaaattagtagacaCGCACATGCACCCACGGGGCTGTCAGTGGCTCAGACAAGGGGAGTGGAAAGGCTGAAGGATTATGATGATTAACCCTAAGCAGCCAAGGCTGTGGCTCCACAgggctcccttccttcctttcttcccgcTCTCCCAGGCACCGCCAGTTGGGAAATGGACCTCCTTGGATGCTGCATTGTTTTCTCTGGCCCAGCTCCTGCTCGGGGCCTGATGTACACCCTGGATGGTGGCTACAGGTGGGGCACCCTGTGCTGGTGAGTACAGGCTGCTGTGGAGCCCAGAAGCCCCAGGGGacggctgggctgggctggctgcCCCAGTTAAAGAGACGTGGCCCCTGGGTCCCATCCTTTGAGGCAGAAGTACCACTCCATCTACTTCCAGGCCTTATGGGGAGACCTTTTGTATCTGGACCCAAACAGTAAGAAAGTGCCACAACGCAGATGATTTCTGCATGCTCGGTGAtgagaaatattttctcagtGGCATCTGTGAAAGGTGCTGCTGTATCTTCTGAATTGTCAAAATCACACTCTGCTTTGTAAAGCAACCCTGACCACCTGGGGGTTAATTATATTTGACCACAttcaatacaatacaataataaattTACCACATCCaatatttgtattaaaatgtATGATTCATTCAAAATGATCCATGGgttttgattatttttgaaaGCAGCAGAACACTATTCTTCAAGTGTTTCTATAAAAAACTCCAAAAtgcgggccgggcgtggtggctcatggtgTAAAAAGCCATCAGGGATAAAGGTTTCTCTGAGTGCTGCTAAAAGAAACCAAGACtggggcccagtgtggtggctcatgcctgtaatcccagcactttgggaggccaaggcagcctgatcacttgatgtcaggagttcaagacgagcctggccaacatggcgaaacccccctgcccccgtgtctactaaaaaatgcaaaaattagccaggcgtggtggtgcacacctgtaatcccagcacactgggaggccaaggcaggtggatcacttgaacccaggagttcgagaccagcccggccaacatggtgaaaccctgtctctactaaacataccaaaattagtcaggtgtggtggcatgtgtctgtagtcctagctgctcgggaggctgaggcagaagaatcacttgaacccgggaggcagagtctgcagtgagctgagattgcgccactgcattctagcatgggtgacagaatgagaccctgtctcaaaaaaaaaaaaaaaaaaaaagaaaatatacaatgcctggattttctttaaaataatccagggaggggagaaagggtgGAGACTATAGATAAGATAAAACTGCCCATGAACTGATACTTGTTGAAGCAGGGTTAATAGTACATTATATCATTCTTTCATAtactattattttgtattttttgtatccaAAAGTTTTCATAATCAAAAGTTAAGATATATCatctaaaatctgaaagaatATGCACAAAAATGTAGGAAGTCAATGTGAAATTACACTAACACATGAatactttcctccttttcttcttcattttttttttttagacggagtcttgctttgtcacccaggctggagtgtggtggcttgatcttggctcactgcaagctccgcctcccaggttcaagtgattctcttgcctcagcctcccaagtagctgggactacaggcttgtgccaccaggtctggctaattttttgtatttttagtagagacagggtttcactgtgttagccaggctgatctccatctcctgaccttgtgatctgcccgcctcggcctcccaaactccttttcttctttatctgtaGCAATGAGCATgcataatcagaaagaaaaataacgtTTAAAAGTGGGTTTAAAGTCTCTGTACAagttgtggctaaaaggggcaCCAAAAGTAGCCACTTATGGGCAGgctgctccctcctccctccgGGAGAAACACAGGTGCTGCTTTGTGCCCTTAGCTCCTGGAGCctggggctgagctgggagggAGTAAAGGAGAGGGGGGTGGCAGGGTGTGTACTGGGGCCTGTATTCTATGCTGAGCAGAGTCCCAGCCACTCCTCGTGCAGCTTGTGAGGAAGCCATTGGTGGTCATCTTTAACAggtgggtaaactgaggctcagagagatcagTGGAGTCATCTGAGAGAATGTATGTTGATGCATGTTCCCTGCTGGGCACTTCCTCTCTCATCTAATCTCTGAGGCCAGCCCTGTGGGGTGGGTATCATTCTCCCCAAtttatagaggaagaaacagcaccagagaggggaagggactcACCCAAGGCAGGGGATCCCGAGGGCTGGTCTGGATCCTTTCCCCAAGTGCTTAATCCCACAGTTCACCCGGCCCTGAAAGGCACTAGGGGCTTCTATCTTAGTACAggacacttctgccaaggtcggGGCAACGACTTGGGGGGGCAGGAGGCCTGGATGCTTTGTGAGGGCTCTGCATTGGCACCATTATGAGATCTGAGCTTTCCCCTCACCTGGGCAACTGGAATGAGCAATAGCCATCCCTGGCTAAGTGGGATTGTGGCTTGTAAACTGTAAAGTCCTGTGCAATGTGCAGGGTGGTGGAATGAGCATCTGTGTACCGCCCCAGAGTGCAGTCTAGTAAGTCACTTGACATGAGTCACCCTGTCTGAGCCTCACCTGTGAAGGGGCAACATTAAGCTgaggggggaggtggggggaagaaAGGGGACAGCGAAAGGCAAGGAACCCAGCTAATGGAGTACCGAGACAGCCTCTCCCTCCCACACAGCTCTGCATCTCCATCCAGTCCCCCATCTCCACCCAAAACAGCTCAGTTCCCCAGAGAAGCTCCCTGGAAACCGGGAGGCTGACTTCTTCACCAACTGCAGAACCACCTGAGGCCACCTGGCAGGTGAGTCGGTGGCCTTTCTCCTGGGCTCGCCTGCCTGGCTCCTTAAGGCTGTGCTGAGCTGGCCTGGGTCACTCACCCTTTGGAGTCTGGCTTCTTAAGCAATGTCCTATAAAGCCAGGCCTGAGCCTCCGCAGGCCCTCTGAGATGGAGCTGGCCTCCGGGGCTGCCCCGCCCAGCCGCTGTGACCTCCCACCCCAGATCCTGGCTCCTTCTCTCTTGCGAGCTCTACTCCGGGCATGgagcttccctctctctctcctttttggtATCTCTCAAATCTTTCTCTTTTGTtatcctctctccctccaccccttGCCATTTTCgtcactctttctctttccttcttctcttttgtCTCTCAAACTCTTGTTTCTTTCTATCTTGGTTCATGTCTGTTCAGGGAAAGCCTCCTTCCGTCTCGGCCTCTCCTTTTTTCCTGTTCACTGTTTATTCTTCCCTCTGTCCTTTATCTCTCCGTTGCTCTACTTCTCTGCCtttttctgagtctgtttcctctcaccatctctctctccatccctccctccctggatctccctctctctccatctcgCTGCTGTGTCCAGCTCTGTCTCTTGCTCATTCCTTCCTCACCATCTGCGGGTCTCCCCGGCTCCGTGTCCCCTGCCGTGCCCTGCGCCCCACTCACCGACCAAAGCGCCCACGGCACAGAGcagggccagcctggccagcgcGCAGAGCAGGGGCCGCATGGTGCCAGCCTGGCTGAAAGCAGCGCGGCATGTGACCGCAGCCGCCCTTCCCGGATCGCGCCCGGCCGGCCCAGAAGGAAATGCTCTCAGTCCGAGCCAAACTTCCTGGGCGACTCCGGGCTTTCTGGCTGGAGAGAATCCGCCCCCTCCAGAGGCTCCTGCGCACCCCATGGGCAGCGCAGAACCCAGAAACCCCCGGGACCTGAGGCACTGACGTGCCACCCGGGAGCCTCCGGAGGAAAGGGTGCCGCCCCCCGAGTCCCCGCCCCTCCTGGGGGCacgggaggaaggagaggggttGGGTGAGGTCATGGGCTCAAGGCGACTGAGCCTGGGATCAGGAGTTTGTTATGAGCCCATTTCACAGGCAGGCAGACTGAGACTAGAGAGAAGTGTCTTCCTCAGCATCACTCTCAGCCATGGCACAAGATCTGAACCCTCGTCTCCTGGGAGTGTGGAAGGTTTTCTCTGTCTACCGAGAACAAGAAATTAATTCTAATCACATGGAACAGTGTCTGCCCCTAAGAGGGAGACCCAGACACTCACTGCTCTGGTAAGGGACTGATAGCAATGTGAAAAggtacttttcaaaaaaaaaggtaaaatcatgACTCTTGTAAAGATATGAAATTAGCATATACTAAaggttttatttaattcattattaATGAGGGGACAAGTAAGATGGTACAAGCAGTCCAAAGTTTAGAACACAGTAGTGGAAACTTCCCCTATGGGACATGCCCATCCAACAAGTGCAACAAGAAATTAAGTTTTAGTGAAAACACCAAGGAAAAAAGCTACAGCTCTAACTTCTCTGCTGCAGAGCCCTGAGTGCCTTGCCTGGCTGTAAGAGGAATACTTTCATCACCAAGCCTAGGAGAATGCCTTTGTCCATCGAGGGTCCCCATTGGGGTTAACTGGAGCCCTTGCAGATCAAGGCTGCCTCTGCCTTCTGTGTTCCTGGCTGTGGCTGTGCAGTTGTCCATAACAGTCACCACCCTAACCAGTGATCCAGTTCTCACTCCCTCCTCCAGAGCAAGATAATAGACTCAGATGAAGAAATTCTGATTCTGAGCCCGAGAATCTGAGACAGACTCAGATCTAAATCTTTTTAAAGTCTTCAAGGAGTTTATGATGCCCAGTGAGCTGGCTCAGAAGAAGAATTTATTTCAGGAATGCCAAGAATTTCTCATGCTTGGTGGTAGGACATTCCTTGATAATTTAGCCAGGTGGGAAGTTGTCAAAGAACTGCCAAACCCATAAGGATTCTTGTAGCTCACAGCCAGGGGACGAccttatattttgaatttaagattaaggggaaaaaagaaacacaaaaaacataTACAGTACATTCTTGTTGTGGTAGAGCACAAAGTAATTAAGTATACAGAGAAAAACATGAAAGTCTTTTCTGTTACAAATTCCCTCTGTCCAACGATTCAGGTCCAGTTCCCTCGGCTTGGTAGGTTCTGCCTGTTCCACATCTATGCATTCCCCATCTATCTAATGTATATTCAGAGACAAATGTATATACATGAGATCAAATAATAGATATTTTGAAGATTTGCTTTCATTCATGTTTACCTCAGTCATAACATtaaatcttggctgggtgcagtggctcacacctgtaatcccagaactttggtaggccaaggtgggtggatcacctgaggtcaggagtttgagaccagcctggccaacatggtgaaaccctgtctctactaaaaatacaaaaattaaccaggtgtggttgtgggtgcctgtagtcccaggttcttgggaggctgaggcaggagaatagcttgaaaccaggaggctaaggttgcagtgagccaagattgcaccactgcactccagcctgggcaacagagcaagacttcatataaaaaaaaaaaaaaaaaaaaaaaaaaaacttggagatCAATCTATATGAGTACAGATAAATCTAAAATATCTCATGAATAGATGCAAGCAGCATTATTTATCCAAACAGTCCCCTATTGACGGACATCTAGAttgcttcctttttctctccaatataaaataaactttaataaatatacctttgcatatatttttatgtacataGTACATATTCATGTATTTCTGAAAGGCTGGAAGAGGAATTATTGGGTCAAAGGGCCTTTTACATTTTGCCAGATAGGCCAAAAACTGTTCCCCAAATTGTCACTAAACCCACAGAAGGGACAGGAGGGACAGGGGTCTTCCAGCGCGGTTCCAAGGTGCACTGGAGTACATGTTTGGTCTACGTAAGAATTGGGCTGCAGGGGgcgccatttacataaaatacttcTGGATTGGAGCTACCTGAAGTGTAAACCTAGCGGTCACCTACATTCTCCAACATTggatatttatcatttaaaattttgacagcTCCATGATGGAAAATGTTAccttgttgttatttttatttacatgctATTTATTATGAGTGAGATTAAGCTTTATTTGCCTCgattacttttttctattttcctccttttcctttataTACTCTGATTATTAATGCAATGCCTGTTATATATGTTGGCAATGTCTTCTTCCAGCCTTCCATTATCTTTACGTTTCTTGGTGGTGTCTTTCATTATTCAGGAGTTTTAAATATTAGGTAGCCaaatctaatattttcttttctggcttATAGTGTTTACAACTTGCTTATGATTCCTTGAATCAAGGCTgtaaagatatttttctgttttcttcaaatTGTTTTAAGGTTTTCTCAAGGTCTAATGTCTAATCCATCTAAAATTTTTATGTGGTTGCAAGGAAGGAATCAAACTTAAAATTTTCCCTAAATGGATATCTAAATGTCCTAATTCTCTGTATTGCATGGTCCAAACTTTGCCACTACTTTGAACATAAAGTAGTTTGCTAGCTACTCATTTCCAAGGGGAGTTCTGGGAAAATCTCTGTACATCACGTCTGTCACAAGGTCaaggaaacaaaaatgcaaaatagaCATAATTTCAATAAATACTGAAACCATATTTGATGAAATTAAACAACCCTCCCTAACTTAAAAACAGTAATAGCAACAAacttatgataaaaataaaagaaataatgggaCATTTCCTTAACAAGAtaactactttttaatttttacacttataatttttcaaattaaaaaaaatagagatgaggggcttgctgtgttgcccaggctggtcttgagcacctgggctcaagtgatcctcctgcctcggcttcccaaagtgctgggattacaggaatgagccaccgtgcccggccaactacTTTTATCTTAAATAGTTCACATGTACAtacaagaaaaaggagaaatgtaTTCTTTATTAAATCAGGAATGAGGTAAAGATGCCATATTgaccaggcattgtggctcatgcctgtaatcccagcactttgagaggccaaggtgggaggatcacttgagcccaggagttcgaaaccagccttggcaacacagcatgaccccatctctactaaaaattaaaaaaaaataataaacattagccaggctttgtggcatgtgcctattactggggaggctgaagcaagaagatcgcttaagcctaggagtttgaggctgcagtgagctatgatcataccactgcaccccagcctgggtgacagagtgagacactgttctaaaaaataaataaatacttaaaaaattaaaaattaaaaaaatttaaaaagatgccaCTATCAACAAgtgtttggctgggtgcagtggttcatgcctataatcccagcactttgggaggcagaggcgggtggatcagttgaggtcaggagttcaagaccaggctggccaacatggggaaaccctgtctccactaaaaatacagaaattagccgggcgtggtagcacacgcctgtaatcccagctactagggaggctgaggcaggagaatcacttgaacccagagggcggaggtttcagtgagccaagatcgggaaACTCCTGGGCAAAATGATAGTATGGAGCCAGTGGACCCAGTTAACAAACCTCCTCCTTCCAATATTCTCTAAAGTGACCAGTGAAATTAAAGATAGGGGAGACTGGCATCAGTGGCAGGAACTAGAGAAATATGCCAACCATATGCCAAGCCTCAAAGCAAGGGGGTAGCCAGCTGGATCTAATAATAcctcttattatttattattctattatttgcTAAACTTCTCTGAACCCGGTATTGTGCTGAGGCTCTATATGCATTATCCTATTTAATCCTTGCATCAGTAAGCCTATCAAGTAGATAtccttatccccattttaaaaaataagatctattaaatatatttgattcaAGGGTGGAGGGTGGCAGATCCCAGTTTGGAAGCTAGGTAGATCTGGTTCCAAAATTCATGGTCCTCAGCATGATCAGGCCCCTTGACTCTCAAGTCCCAGGAAGGGCACTAAATAGAGAATCTGGAGAAGAGTGGAGGTGAGAAAGGGACAAATGGGATATAGGGGGCACAGAGGGGCAAGACCTGTGCAGTTAGGGGAAAATGCTCATAACCGCCTGCATGAATGAAGTGTCCTAATGTGCAGACGTTCCTCTTTCACTTAATGCTCCCATGACCCTGGCAGGTAGCCTCATAATCCACGCAGATTGTGACGGTACCTGCCACGGTCATGGGAGCATGTAGAATGTGAGGCTTGGAGAAGTTAGGAGGTGGCCCAGGGCACACAGGTACTATTTAGGAATTTGGGGATTTGCCTCCCAGGTGCCTGTGTTGCCTCCACAGGCAATGCTACAGGATGTGCACAGGTCCTCCCAGCCTGGCTGGGCCGGGGCACAAGTGGTGGGGAATCTGGCAGGGGCTTGCTCTCCCAACTCATACCCAAAGGCAAAGGgcaaagaaaacaggaaataggGGCTGGTCATCTCTCTGGGGAGAGAAGTACGGTGAGAGGACAGCCCAATTAAAAGAGCCTCAGTGGTTGGGAGGGCCTGAGCTGTACAAAGCCTCCTTGTCTTCTCCCTCTGGCACAAGAGAGGATTTCCAGAGATACCAGGAAGACCCACACCGGGAGAGTTCTCAGTGAGCACTGGGCAAGGCTAGCCCACTCTCTGCACAGATGGACAGGGGCTACTAACCCAAGGCACAGAAGTTATAGCCGGAGAAAGTGAGCCACTGAAGTGTGAATGTGGATGTCTCTGttgagggaaggaaaaggagggggCGACTCGACAGGTTGAGATTTAAGTTTTTTTGaggttggatgcagtggctcactcctgtaatcctagcactttaggaagctgaggtgggaaggtggcttgagttcaggagttcaagaccagcctggacaacatagtaataccctgtctctacaaaaaaatttaaaaattagccaggtgtagtggcacacgcctgtagtcccagctactcaagaggctgaggtggaaggatgacaAGCTCGAGGCTGCAGCAAACTATGATTACagcactgcatgccagcctaggtgacagagtgagactcgtctcaaaaaaagaaaaagaaggtttttgtttgtttgtttgtttgtttgtttggttcgCAAGTTTTATTCAAGAACTCATACAAAATATTCCAGATAAATGAAATTTaatcctcatcttcctcctcttcctcatcctggTTAATTTGGAAGTAACATAACTCTGTTTGCTGTTAGCAGCTACACAAACCAGTCACATAGATTATTCTTCTTCAAAATTTTTTGGTGTgatatttcaaatatcttttgGAAAAAGGCACCTCAGATGTCATGGTGATCTTGCTCTTGCTCCTTTCGATGGTCACCACCCCTCCACCAGGTTTCCCAGCTTTTCAGTTCACTTTGATCCTCTCTCGGAAAGGCTGTTCAAAATTGGCAGCGTCCATGATTCCATCTTCCATGGGGTGGGTGCAATCGAGTGAACTTCAGAACCTGCTTCGTTTTTTTCCATTCACCACAAGCTTTTTCCCAGGCGCCATGGCGGCagtggaggcagaaagagagctgtttctttttaaattgttattaattTTGTAAAGGTTCAGTAGCTTTGGGGGTACAAGttatatttggttacatgaatgaattgtaaaatggtgaattctgagattttagtgcacgcACCACCCAAGTAGTGttcattgtacccaatatgtagcttTTTATCCCACACTCCCCGCCCATCCTCCCCCTTCTGAGTTTCCAGGGtctattatatcactctgtatgtctctgtgtcctcatagctcagctctcacttataagtaagaacatatggtatttggttttccattcctgagttacttcacttagaataatggtctccaactccatcccaGTTGCTTCAAAAGACATTATTCCGTTCCTTTGTATGGCTGAGTATTAGTCCatggtgtacatataccacattttatccactcattggtcatTGGGCACTTAAGGTGGTTCTGTGCCTTGGGAATTATGAACTGTGCTGCAATAagccccctttctttttttctttttctttttttagacggagtctcgctctgtcacccaggctggagtgcagtggcgcaatctcagctcactgcaagctccacctcccgggttcacgccattctcctgcctcagcctcccgagtagctgggactacaggcgcctgccaccacacccggctaattttttgtatttttattagagacggggtttcaccgtgttagccaggatgttctcgatctcctgacctcatgatccgcccgcctcagcctcccaaagtgctaggattacaggcgtgagacaccgcgcccggctctgCCCCCTTTCTTACATGTGGCCGAATCCTCCCAGGTAGGATAAGCTGTAGGAAGATGGGGAGGTCTGCTTGGTACAGGGAGAAGCCAAGTGTAGCGTGAGGGTAGAGGTTTAATACTAAGagttatggctgggcgtggtggctcacacctgtaatcctggcacttcaggaggccaaggtgggcagatcacctgaaatcaggagtttgagaccagcctggccaacatggtgaaaccgcatctctactaaaaataat comes from the Pan troglodytes isolate AG18354 chromosome 13, NHGRI_mPanTro3-v2.0_pri, whole genome shotgun sequence genome and includes:
- the LOC104005171 gene encoding putative uncharacterized protein ENSP00000380674, yielding MGCAGASGGGGFSPARKPGVAQEVWLGLRAFPSGPAGRDPGRAAAVTCRAAFSQAGTMRPLLCALARLALLCAVGALVDGREDRGSPGDTGERPAGPAGGPGLEPARGTLQPRPRPPRKRWLLSPGAGAQQLEVVHLPGSTL